The Vicia villosa cultivar HV-30 ecotype Madison, WI linkage group LG1, Vvil1.0, whole genome shotgun sequence genome includes a region encoding these proteins:
- the LOC131607268 gene encoding probable esterase D14L, whose amino-acid sequence MGIVEEAHNVKILGTGTRFIVLAHGFGTDQSVWKHLVPHLLEQFRVILYDNMGAGTTNPDYFDFERYSTLEGYAYDLLAILQEVGVDSCIFVGHSVSAMIGTVASISRPDLFAKIIMVSASPRYLNDSNYFGGFEQEDLDQLFNAMASNYKSWCSGFAPMAIGGDMESVAVQEFSRTLFNMRPDIALSVLQTIFKSDMRQILCLVTVPCHIIQSMKDLAVPVVVAEYLHQHVGAESIVEVMSTEGHLPQLSSPDVVIPVILKHILHDIEA is encoded by the exons ATGGGAATAGTAGAAGAAGCACACAACGTGAAAATCTTAGGAACAGGCACACGGTTCATAGTTCTAGCTCACGGATTCGGCACAGACCAATCTGTATGGAAGCACCTCGTACCTCATCTTCTAGAACAATTTCGTGTCATACTTTACGACAACATGGGAGCTGGTACAACGAACCCAGATTACTTCGATTTCGAACGTTACTCAACGTTAGAAGGCTATGCTTATGATTTACTCGCAATCTTACAAGAAGTTGGAGTTGATTCTTGTATCTTTGTTGGTCATTCGGTTTCTGCTATGATTGGAACTGTTGCATCGATTTCTCGTCCTGATTTGTTTGCCAAAATCATCATGGTATCTGCTTCCCCAAG GTATTTGAACGACAGTAATTACTTCGGAGGATTCGAACAAGAAGATTTAGATCAATTATTCAACGCTATGGCATCAAATTACAAATCATGGTGTTCAGGCTTTGCTCCAATGGCGATTGGAGGGGACATGGAGTCAGTGGCAGTACAAGAATTCAGTAGAACATTGTTCAACATGAGACCCGACATAGCACTAAGCGTGttacaaacaattttcaaaagtgACATGAGACAAATATTATGTCTCGTCACTGTCCCATGTCACATAATACAAAGTATGAAGGACTTGGCAGTTCCAGTCGTGGTGGCGGAATATCTCCACCAGCACGTCGGCGCCGAGTCCATTGTCGAGGTGATGTCGACGGAGGGTCATTTACCGCAGTTGAGCTCGCCGGATGTTGTTATTCCGGTGATACTAAAACACATTCTTCATGATATTGAAGcttaa